A segment of the Halovivax limisalsi genome:
TGCAAATTACAGTCACCGCTTTCCTCGCCGGCGATGTAATAAGCGGAAGGGGTGGGATTTGAACGCCACGCGGCCGGATGGCCGCCACGGGCAAGCGGCGCCGTGGTGCTCTGCCGCTGAGCGACCCTTCCACACTCGAACGACCGTCCGGCCGTCGTATTCGTAATCGATCGGCTACCGTCGGAAACGGTCGGTTGACCGGTCCCTAGGGGCCGATTTCCGGTCGTCGTCGGGCGGTCGTCGACGGCTTCGACCGTCACCGGCCGCGGACAGTCGTCAGGTTTAGGACGACCCCGGCCGCCCTCTCTGACAGTGCAACCAGCACGGATCTTCGACGCCTTTCCCGCGCCGACCTACCGCGGGACCCAGGAACGCGCCCTCCAGGACATCCGTGACGCGTTCGCGGCCGGCAACGACGTGGTCTTCGTGCGCGCGCCGACGGGCAGCGGCAAGTCCCTGCTCGCTCGCGCCATCGCTGGCTGTGCCCGCACCGCCGCGGAGGCCGAGCCGAGCGAGGCCAGCAGCGCCTACTACACGACGCCGCAGGTCTCCCAGCTCGACGACGTCGCGGCGGACGACCTGCTGGCCGACCTCAACATCATTCGGGGGAAGGGAAACTACAGCTGCATCCTCCCCGGCGAGGAGAACACGCCGGTGAACCAGGCGCCCTGCGTGCGCGAACGGGGCTACGACTGCGACGTCAAACACCGCTGTCCGTACTTCTCCGACCGCGCCATCGCGTCGAACCGCGAGATCGCGGCGATGACGCTCGCGTACTTCATGCAGACCGCGGGCAGCGAGGTCTTTCGCAAGCGCGACGTCGTCGTCATCGACGAGGCCCACGGCCTCGCGGAGTGGGCGGAGATGTACGCGACGATCCACCTCGGCCCGCGAACCGTTCCGTTCTGGGACGACCTGCGCGTGCCGGACCTCGAGGCCGCCGACCGCGATCCGCTCGAACGCGCGGCGACCTACGCCGAGAGCCTCGCGGACGTCTGCACCCGCCGGAAGGACGACCTGCTCGCCCAGGAGCAACTGACGCCCGCCGAAGTCCGCGAGCGGGACCGCCTCCAGGAGCTCGTCGGCGACCTCGACTGGTTCGTCTCGGACTATCGCGATCCGCAGAGCCCGACGACGTGGCTGGTCGACCAGACGGCGCCGTCCGGAGATCCGTCGGCCGGCGCCGCAACCGCAGCCGACGCCGCGGCGGCGGGCGGCGAGGGCGGACAGTCCGCCGACGAACCGGCCGGCGGTCCGGTGACGATCAAGCCGATGAACCCCGAGAAGTACCTCGCCCACACGGTCTGGGATCGGGGCAACAAGTTCGCCCTGCTCTCGGCGACGATCCTCAACAAGGACGCGTTCTGCCGACAGGTCGGGCTCGACCCCGACGACGTCGCGCTGGTCGACGTCGGCCACACCTTCCCCGTCGAGAACCGGCCGCTGTACGACGTCACGCGGGGGAAGATGACCTACGAGCACCGCGACGAGACGCTCCCGAAGATCGCCCGCGCGATCGTCCGGATCATGGCCGCCCACCCCGACGAGAAGGGCATCGTCCACGCCCACTCCTACGACATCCAGGAGCGCCTTCGCGACACGCTCTCGGATTTCGGCGTCGGCGCCCGGGTTCGAAGTCACGACCGCGACGACCGCGACGCCGCCCTCGAGCGCTGGAAGGCCGCCGACGATTCCGACGTCTTCCTCTCCGTGAAGATGGAGGAGGCGCTCGATCTGAACGGCGACCTCGCGCGCTGGCAGGTGCTCTGCAAGGCGCCGTTCCAGAACACCGGCGACTCCCGCATCGCCCACCGCCTCGCCGAGGGGCAGTGGGCCTGGTACTATCGGGCGACGCTTCGAACGGTCATGCAGGCCTGCGGCCGCGTCGTCCGCGCGCCCGACGACTACGGCGCGACCTATCTCGCCGACGAAAGCCTGCTCGATTGCTTCGAACGGGCCCGATCGGACATGCCCGACTGGTTCGCCGCGCAAGTCGATCGCCTGTCGACGCCCGACTTACCGCCGTTCGACCCCGCCGCCGCGGTCGGCGACGCCACCGCGTCGACGGCACCCGCGACCGATCGCTCCCCGTCGCGGTCGGAACCGACCGACCACTCGACCCAAACCGACGCGCGACGCGAACGGGCGAGTCCGCTCGCCGACGTCTGGGACACCGAGAGCTGAGCGGTCGAGTTGCCAGTGATTTCAGCGACTCGCACCGCACCGCCGAACGACCGGCACACAGCACCGATGAGGAACGATAGCGCCAGCCTGCCGACGGCAACAGACGGCGCGGCCCGGGCGGTCCGGGCGGCGGTGGACCGTCGGGGTAGCGCTGCGTGGACCGCCGGGTCAGATGAGCGTCGACACGCCGTAGGCCACCATCGACGACACCATGAGGAACGCGAACAGGAGCGCGATGAGCTGGTTCCGATTCATACCGGTCAGTGGACGCCGGACCGACATTAACCTCACGACCCCCTCGATCCGTGGGCGGCCGATCCCGCGTGCGGTCCGGGACGGTCGGTCTTGCCGGTCGCAGGCGACGGATCCGCTCGGCCCCGAGCGACGACGCCCAAGTCGATCACCCGATCCGCCGGCCAAACGCGAGTAGGGCCAGCACGGCCAGGACACCCGCGCTACCGGCGAATCCGGGGACGGCGTCGTCACCGCTCGGATCGGCCACATCGGGCGACCCGCCCTCGCCGCCGTCCGACCGGTCGGCATCGTCGCCGGACGCACCCGGATCGGCCGTGCCAGCCGACGAACCGGGGGCCGCAGCGTCCGAATTATCCGTCGCGTCGGTCCCGGAGTCCGCCGACTCGTCGGACGCATCCGGATCGCGATCGCCCGTGTCGGGCGCTCCGGCCGAGCCGCCGTCGGCGTCGATCGTGACGCCCTGCATGGAGAGCGGAACTTCCTCGATGTCGGCGTTTTCGACGATGGTGTCGCTCTCGACGAACGAGAGTTCCGTCTCGCCCGCCGCGAGGTCGAACGTGATCCGGGCGAGTTCCGGCGCGTCGACGGCCTCGTCCGGGATCGTCGACTGCGTGAACGTCACCCGGCCGTCCTCAACGTTCGCGTACGGCGACTCGAAGTCGACGCCGTCGATCGACTCGACCGTCGCCACGTCCGGATCGAACTCGAGAGCGGCGGCGTAGGCGACCGTGTTCTCGGCGGTGGTCGAGAGCGACACCGTCACCGTCTCCGGCGACTCCTCGACCACCTCGAGTTCGAGTTCGGCCGCGGATTCGTCCGTCGGCGCCGTCGACGAATGGGCCGTTGCGGGCAACTGATCGGTTGGTTCCTGGTCGGCGACGAGACCAGCCGTCGAGGCGGGCGAAGCGGTGCCGACGCCACCGACGAGGATAGCAGTGACCAGGACGACGCACAGTAGTCGGGTCAGCGGGGTCGATTTCGAGCGTATCATCGATTGGTTTCGAGAGGGGTGTTTCGGGCGACCGGGCGATATCCGGTTATCGCGCGTGTGCTTCGTCGACGATGTCGACGGACGGTGCGACGTGAGGCCCGTCGGGCGGTGTGAGCGCCCGGACGGGTGGCGGCAGACGACGGCGGCGATGTGGTCGAGCGGTCGTGCCGCGGCCGCACGTCGTCGGCGCGACGCCACTCAGCGACGCGCCGGCGAGACCGGCACGGATCGGTGCCGGTCGGAGAGTGTGACGTTCGTGACGTGTCTGGGTCAGCCGGCGATGGCGTCCGGACCGTGGGTGTCGACGATGTCCTGCAGGATGAGGGTCACGTCGGCCGGCGTGACGACGCCGTCGGCGTTCACATCCGCACAGGAGTCGTGGAACGTGTCGGTCGGCTCCTGGCCCACGATGAACTGCTGGGTGAGCGTCACGTCGTAGGTGGTGACGTCACCGTCCGCGTTGACGTCGCCGGGGTCACACGGCGCGACGCCGATCGAGCCGTCATCGGTCGCGACGAACAGGTGGCCGTTCGCGTCGTTGACCGCGGTCTCTTCCTCGTCGAAGACGAGGTCGGTCTCGTCGCCGGCGTCGCCGACGTGTTCGAACTCGATCGAGGCGACGGTCGGCGCCGGAACCTCGTCGGCCTGGCCCTGCGCGAGCGAGATGGTGCCCGCGTCGTTGTCGACGTTGACGATCGGGTCGGCCATGTCGACGCCGTCGACGTCGGTGACCTGGACGACGTCGGGGTCGAAGGAGACAGTCGCCTCGTAGCCCGCGATGGCCGTATCGACCGAGAGGTCGACGTCGACCGTCTCGCCGGGACTGGTCGTGACGTCCTCGAGCGAGATCGTCGCCTCGGGTCCGGACGATTCGACGAGGTACTGGACGCTGTTGGCCAGGATCGCGTCGGCGTCCTCGGTGTAATCACCGCTCCCGGCCCACGGCGTGTAGCCGAGCGAGGACGCGAAGATCGTCGCCGACTCCTCGTCGATCGCGAACGCGTCGCCGTGGATCCCGTCCTGGTCGCCGGACGCGGCGAGCACGTCGTACGACGTGTTCTCGAACCACGAGAGGTCGGCGAACGATCCGGTGTGGATGTCGACGGTATCGCCGGCATCGCCCACGCCGTCGAAGATCGGGTGGTCGGCCTGGAGTTCGTAGATGACCGGGGGCGTCCCCAGATCGTCCTGGAACGTGTCGGCCGGCTCGCCCGTCACGTCCGAGTGAACGGGGATGCCGTTACTGGTACTGCCCCACTGGTCGAGGTAGACGACGCCGGTTTCGATCGAGTCGGTCGCGTTGACGAGCTCCGCGCCCATCGCGGGATCGACGTTCTGGACGACGATCGCGTCGTAGTCGTCGACGTCGGCGGTTCCCTCGAGCAGGTCGCTCGACGTGACGGTCGAGGGTGCGTACTCCATCGGCAGTTCGTCGTCGAGCGTCGCCGCGACGTCGGCACCGAAGGTTTCGGTGTCGTCGACCACGGCGACGTCGACGAGGTCTTCGAACACCATCGTCGGCCCGGTCTCGATCGAGAGCGTCTCACCGAGGCCGTCGAGGCCGTGTTCGAGGCCGAGTTCGCCGCTCGTGTCGGCGCTCGTCTCGACCATCACCTCGAGATCGCCCGTGAACGGGTCGTCGAAGGTGACCGGCTCGCCGAAGTCCGTCTCGGTACCGTCCACGTAGAGCGCGGCGTCGGCTTCGTCGTACTCGCCCGTGAGCGACACCGTGATCGACTCGAGGTTCGCGACCGACAGCGTGGTCGAGAGCGACTCGCCGCCCTCGATGCGGTCGGGCTGGTCCGCGGCGACCGCGGCGTCGAGCTGCGGCTGGAGCGCGAAGTCCGCGTCGGCGACGTGGCTGTGGTTCTCGATCGTCACCGACTGCTGGGCGGCCTCGTAGCCGAACGGGTCGACGCTGACGGTGTGATTGCCGGGCAGTTGCGTGAACGCGTACGCGCCGTTCTCGTCCGTTTCGGCGGTGAATTCGTCGTCGACGGTGACGGTCACGCCCTCGATCGGCGTGCCGTCGGCGTCGGTCACCGTACCCTCGATCCCGGCGGAGGTGTTGGCGAGCGCCGCCGCGGTGTGGACGTCGATGATGCCGTGACCGTACCGGGTGTCTTTCTCGCCGATGGCGTCCTCGGCCATCGACTCGTCCCAGTAGTCGGGCTTCCAGGCCGTTCCCGTCAGCAGATCCGTGAGTTCGTACGGGTCGATGTCCTCGCTCGCGGTCGACAGGATCGCCGCCGCGGCGCCGCTCTTGTGCGGCGCCGACATCGACGTGCCGCTGACCTCGCAGTACTCGACGTCGCCGCACATCTCGCCGCCGTAGGCGTTCGAACTGAAGACCTCCGCGCCGGGCGCGGCGGCGTCGGGCGTGATGTACTCGGCCGGCCAATCGTCGGGGGCGGCCTCGCCCCACGCCTCGTCGGTGTCGATCAGCATCCCGCCGGAGAACGCCGTGACGTTCCCGGCCTCGTCGGTCGCGCCGCTGGCGAGCGAGTCGTAGACGGCGCCGGGCGATCCGGCCGTCCCCTCGCCGGAGTTACCGATCGAGGCGACGACGAGGGTCCCCGCCGCCATCGAGTTGCGGACGGGCTCGATGTAGTCGCCGGTGAGCGGGCCGCCGAGGCTCATACTCAAGACGTCCGAGTCGGTCTGGACCGCCCACTCGAACGAGTCGAGGATCGCCTGGCCGTCGCACGCGCTCGTGAGACAGACGCGAGCGACGCCGAGTTCGACGTCGGGCGCGACGCCGATCGCCGTGCCGGAGGCGTTCCCGCCCGAGATCGTCCCGCTGACGTGCGTCCCGTGGCCGTGATTGTCGACCGGTTCCGTCGAGTTACCGGCCAGGTCGACCCAGCCGTCCGCTTCGGCGAGTTCGATGTCCGGGTGATCGTCGTCGACGCCGGTGTCGGCGACGGCGACGCGAACCCCGTCGCCGGTCGCGTTGAACGCGTCCCACGCTTCGGGCGCGTCGATCTGGTCGAGGCCGTACGTAACGTTCTCGACCGCTTCGGTGGCCGGCGACGCCTCGATCGGCGCCGGGGCCTCGAACTGGCGATCCGCGTGCAGGCGTTCGATCCCGTCGATCGACGCGAGCGACGAGAGATCGACCCGATCGAGATCCGCCGTGACCATGATGGCGTTCGTGATCCACCACGTTCGCTCGACGGTGACGCCGTCCATTCCCTCGATCTCGTCGAGAACCGGCGCCTGCGTCCGACTCGCGTGCGATTGCAGGGCGTCGATCACCGCCTCCCGATCGCCGTCGAGGGCGGCTTCCTCGGCGGCCGGGAGGCGAACGACGATCTCCGTCTTGCCCGATTCGCGCTGGAGCGCCGGATCGACGGTCGCCGTCGTCTCCGTCGACGCGTCGGGCGCGACCGCCGCGTCACCGATCGACGACGCGGCCGGCGTGGCCGCCACCGCGACGGGCGCGAGGACGGACGTCGCCAGGAAACAGGCGAACAAAACGGCGACGAAACGCGTGATTCGTGTCGTCATCTGGTACTTCCTCCGTTCGGTGACAGTCTCGATCGTCTGACTATCATGCGAACGGAGGCATTGCAGCCACAAATAAAGTATTGTGGCCGGCAATCATCAATTGAGACTTTAGTTAGATATTCGTTTCAAACTTTAATATTCGAAGGTATATCTGGGAGCCGCCGGAGTTTCGAAAACAGTGTCAGCCGTGCGTTCGAGCGGAACAATCTGCAACAGTAGTCAGTGAAGGTACATATCTGCGGTCGTAACCGTTTGCGGACCGCCGAGTCGCGGCGGCTTGCCTCGCCGATCAGTTGCCGATCCGGAACCGGGCGATAAGCGCCGTCGCGAAGAGGGCGATAAGCGCACTCGCCGCGGCGAACCCGGGCATGCCGTCGGTGCCGTTCGGCGAGACGGAGTCCGATTCGGCATCGCCGTCTGACGAGGCACCGTCGTCCGCGCCGTCGTCATTCGCAGCACCGTCGGAATCGGTCGACCCGTTCTCCGCCGACTCGGCGCTCGCGGACGAACCGGCGGTTGATTCGGTGACCGCCACGTCGCCGACGGCGGTCCCGTCGACGGAGAGAGTCACCGTACCGGCCGACTCGAACGCGTGCGAGACCTCGATCGTCGTCGTCTCGCCACCGCCGAGTGTGAGCTCCTGGACGCTGACCGGCGTGGATCCGACGTCGATCGGGAACTCGTACTGCCCCTCGACGTCGCCCGTGTTCGAGACCGTGATTCGGAGCGTGATCGATTCACCGACGGTGACCGACGTCGCGGAGAGTTCGACCGAGTCGATCTGGAACGACGCAGGATTCTCGACTTTCGGCGGCGGCAAGTAGACGCCACCACTGCTCGACGACGCCTCGACCTGGATGGAGGTACCCATCGGTTCGAACGGAATGTCCTCCGGCGGCGACTGCCCGTCGTTCAGCGTCGTGTCCGCCCCGACGAACGACAGCTCCGTCTCACCCGTCGCGGCCACGTCGAACGTGATCTCGGCCAGTTCGGGCGAATCGATCCCGCTCGCCTGGCTCTGCGTGAAGAATACCCAGCCGTCCTCGTTGTTGACGTTCGTCGTCGGATCGCTCATGTCCACGCCCGAGACGGACGCGACCTCCACGACAGACGGATCGAACGTCACGTTCGCACCGTAGCCCGCGACGTCATCCGCGTTCGTCTGGGCCGTCACCGTTATCTGGTCGCCTTCCTGTTCACCGGCCTCCAGCGAGAACGTGTTCTCCGGCGGCTCCTCGCCGCCGTCGTCCTCGACCGAGATCGTCGTCCCGACCGGCTCGAACGGAATATCCTCCGGCGGCGACTGTCCGTCGTTGAGCGACGTCCGCTTTTCGACGAATTCGAGGTCCGTCTCGCCCGTCGCAACAACGTCGAACGTGATTTCGGCCAGTTCGGGCGCGTCGATGCCGCTCGCCTGGCTCTGCGTGAAGAAGACCGACCCGTTCTCGTTGTCGACGTTCGTCACCGGATCGCTCATGTCGATCCCGGAGACGTCCGCGACCTCCACGACCGAGGGGTCGAACGTCACTTCCGCGCCGTAGCCCGCGACGTCGGCCGCGTTCGTCCGGGCGGTGACGCTGATCTGGTCGCCCTCTTGCTCGCCGGCCTCCAGCGAGAACGTGTTCTCCGGCGGCTCTTCGCCGCCGTCGTCCTCGACCGAGATCGTCGTTCCCTCGAGGTCGACCGGCACCTGCTCGTCCTCGTTGTTGACGAGCGTGTCTTCGGCGACGAATTCGAGGTCCGTCTCGCCCGTCGCGACCACGTCGAACGTGATCTCCGCGAGCGTCGGCGCATCCACGCCCTCGGCCTGGCTCTGCGTGAACGAGACCTCCCCGGCCTCGTTGTCGACGTTCGTCACCGGATCGGCCATGTCGACGCCAGAGACGGACGCCACTTCGACGACCGACGGGTCGAACGTCACCGTCGCCTGGTAGCCAGCCGTGTTCGCGACCGTCGTCTCCGCCGTCACGGATATCTGGTCGCCGTCCTGTTCACCGGCCTCCAGCGAGAACGTGTTCTCCGGCGGCTCCTCGCCGCCGTCGTCCTCGACCGAGATCGTCGTCCCGACCGGCTCGAACGGGATCGGCTCCGGCGGGCTCGAACCATCGTTAAGACTCGTTTCTTCCTCGACGAACGATAGCTCCGTCTCCCCCGTCGCGACCACGTCGAACGTGATCTCGGCCAGTTCGGGCGCGTCGATCCCGCTCGCCTGGCTCTGCGTGAAGAAGACCGACCCGTTCTCGTTGTCGACGTTCGTCACCGGATCGCTCATGTCGACGCCCGAGACGGACGCCACTTCGACGACCGACGGATCGAACGTCACTTCCGCGCCGTACCCGGCCACGTCTGCAGCGTCCGTCCGGGCGGTGACGCTGATCTGATCGCCGTCCTGCTCACCGGCCTCCAGCGAGAACGTGTTCTCCGGCGGCTCCTCGCCGCCGTCGTCCTCGACCGAGATCGTCGTGCCGACCGGCTCGAACGGAATGTCCTCCGGCGGGCTCGAATCGTCGTTCAGCGTCGTGTCCGCCCCGACGAACGACAGATCGGTTTCGCCCGTCGCGACCACGTCGAACGTGATTTCGGCCAGTTCGGGCGCATCGACGCCACTCGCCTGGCTCTGCGTGAAGAACACCCAGCCGTTCTCGTTGTTCACGTTCGTCACCGGGTCGCTCATGTCGATCCCGGAGACGGACGCCACTTCGACGACCGACGGATCGAACGTCACGTTCGCGCCGTAGCCCGCGACGCTCCCCGCGTTCGTCTGGGCCGTCACCGTTATCTGGTCGCCCTCCTGCTCGCCGGCCTCCAGCGAGAACGTGTTCTCCGGCGGCTCCTCGCCGCCGTCGTCCTCGACCGAGATCGTCGTGCCGACGGGTTCGAACGGAATGGGTTCCGGCGGCGACTGCCCGTCGTTGAGCGACGTCCGCTCCTCGACGAACGACAGTTCCGTCTCGCCCGTCGCGACCACGTCGAACGTGATTTCCGCCAGTTCGGGCGAATCGATGCCGCTCGCCTGGCTCTGCGTGAAGAAGACCGACCCGTTCTCGTTGTCGACGTTCGTCACCGGATCGCTCATGTCGATCCCGGAGACGTCCGCGACCTCCACGACCGAGGGGTCGAACGTCACTTCCGCGCCGTAGCCCGCGACGTCCGACGCGTTCGTCTGGGCCGTCACCGTTATCTGGTCGCCGTCCTGTTCGCCGGCCTCCAGCGAGAACGTGTTTTCGGGCGGCTCCTCACCACCGTCGTCCTCGACCGAGATGGTCGTCCCCTCGAGGTCGACCGGCACCTGCTCGTCCTCGTTGTTGACGAGCGTGTCTTCGGCGACGAATTCGAGGTCCGTCTCGCCCGTCGCGACCACGTCGAACGTAATCTCCGCGAGCGTCGGCGCATCCACGCCCTCGGCCTGGCTCTGCGTGAACGAGACCTCCCCGGCCTCGTTGTCGATGTTCGTCACCGGATCGGCCATGTCGACGCCAGAGACGGACGCCACTTCGACGACCGACGGATCGAACGTCACCGTCGCCTGGTAGCCAGCCGTGTTCGCGACCGTCGTCTCGACCGCGACGCCGATCTGATCGCCGTCTTGCTCACCAGCCTCGAGCGAGAGCGTGTCCGTCGGCGGCTCCTCGCCGCCGTCGTCCTCGACCGAGATCGTCGTTCCTTCCGGCTCGAACGGAATGTCCTCCGGCGGGCTCGAACCATCGTTCAGGCTCGTATCCGCCTCGACGAATTCCAGATCAGTCTCGCCCGTCGCCACGACGTCGAACGTGATCTCCGCGAGTTCCGGTTCGTCGATCCCGCTCGCCTGGCTCTGCGTGAAGAATACCCAGCCGTTCTCGTTGTCGATGTTGACGACCGGGTCGCTCATGTCGACGCCCGAGACGGACGCCACTTCGACGACCGACGGATCGAACGTCACGTTCGCACCGTATCCGGCCACGTCTGCAGCGTCCGTCTGGGCCGTCACCGTTATCTGGTCGCCCTCTTGCTCGCCGGCCTCCAGCGAGAACGTGTTCTCCGGCGGCTCCTCGCCGCCGTCGTCCTCGACCGAGATCGTCGTGCCCACCGGCTCGAACGGAATGTCCTCCGGCGGGCTCGAATCGTCGTTCAGCGTCGTGTCCCCCTCGACGAACGACAGATCGGTTTCGCCCGTCGCGACAACGTCGAACGTGATTTCGGCCAGCTCGGGCGCGTCGATCCCGCTCGCCTGGCTCTGCGTGAAGAACACCCAGCCGTTCTCGTTGTCGATGTTGACGACCGGGTCGCTCATGTCGATCCCGGAGACGGACGCCACTTCGACGACCGACGGATCGAACGTCACGTTCGCGCCGTAGC
Coding sequences within it:
- a CDS encoding cohesin domain-containing protein, translated to MSVSTDASSVAGYGANVTFDPDVVQVESVTGVDMSDPVTNINNEQGWVFFTQSQASGVDAPELAQIEFSVQQSVDTELEFVGADTTLNDDSSPPEDIPIDQLVGTTLDLGDGGEEPPENTFSLVAGEQEGDQISVTARTDAADVAGYGAEVTFDPSVVEVASVSGIDMSDPVVNVDNANGSVFFTQSQASGIDSPELAEITFDVVSTGETELSFVEEETSLNDGSSPPEPIPFEPEGTTIAVEDDGGEEPPENTFSLEAGEQDGDQITVTAQTNAGSVAGYGANVTFDPSVVEVASVSGVDMSDPVTNVDNENGWVFFTQSQASGVDEPELAEITFDVVETGETELSFVEADTSLNDDSSPPEPIPFEPEGTTISVEDDGGEEPPTDTLSLVAGEQDGDQISVTAETTVANTAGYQATVTFDPSVVEVASVSGVDMADPVTNVDNEAGEVSFTQSQAEGVDAPTLAEITFDVVATGETDLEFVAEDTLVNNEDEQVPVDLEGTTISVEDDGGEEPPENTFSLEAGEQEGDQISVTAQTTVENTAGYQANVTFDPDVVEVASVSGVDMSDPTTNVNNEDGWVFFTQSQASGIDSPELAEITFDVVATGETDLEFVAEDTLVNNEDEQVPVDLEGTTISVEDDGGEEPPENTFSLEAGEQEGDQISVTAQTNAGSVAGYGANVTFDPSVVEVASVSGIDMSDPVVNIDNENGWVFFTQSQASGIDAPELAEITFDVVATGETDLSFVEGDTTLNDDSSPPEDIPFEPVGTTISVEDDGGEEPPENTFSLEAGEQEGDQITVTAQTDAADVAGYGANVTFDPSVVEVASVSGVDMSDPVVNIDNENGWVFFTQSQASGIDEPELAEITFDVVATGETDLEFVEADTSLNDGSSPPEDIPFEPEGTTISVEDDGGEEPPTDTLSLEAGEQDGDQIGVAVETTVANTAGYQATVTFDPSVVEVASVSGVDMADPVTNIDNEAGEVSFTQSQAEGVDAPTLAEITFDVVATGETDLEFVAEDTLVNNEDEQVPVDLEGTTISVEDDGGEEPPENTFSLEAGEQDGDQITVTAQTNASDVAGYGAEVTFDPSVVEVADVSGIDMSDPVTNVDNENGSVFFTQSQASGIDSPELAEITFDVVATGETELSFVEERTSLNDGQSPPEPIPFEPVGTTISVEDDGGEEPPENTFSLEAGEQEGDQITVTAQTNAGSVAGYGANVTFDPSVVEVASVSGIDMSDPVTNVNNENGWVFFTQSQASGVDAPELAEITFDVVATGETDLSFVGADTTLNDDSSPPEDIPFEPVGTTISVEDDGGEEPPENTFSLEAGEQDGDQISVTARTDAADVAGYGAEVTFDPSVVEVASVSGVDMSDPVTNVDNENGSVFFTQSQASGIDAPELAEITFDVVATGETELSFVEEETSLNDGSSPPEPIPFEPVGTTISVEDDGGEEPPENTFSLEAGEQDGDQISVTAETTVANTAGYQATVTFDPSVVEVASVSGVDMADPVTNVDNEAGEVSFTQSQAEGVDAPTLAEITFDVVATGETDLEFVAEDTLVNNEDEQVPVDLEGTTISVEDDGGEEPPENTFSLEAGEQEGDQISVTARTNAADVAGYGAEVTFDPSVVEVADVSGIDMSDPVTNVDNENGSVFFTQSQASGIDAPELAEITFDVVATGETDLEFVEKRTSLNDGQSPPEDIPFEPVGTTISVEDDGGEEPPENTFSLEAGEQEGDQITVTAQTNADDVAGYGANVTFDPSVVEVASVSGVDMSDPTTNVNNEDGWVFFTQSQASGIDSPELAEITFDVAATGETELSFVGADTTLNDGQSPPEDIPFEPMGTSIQVEASSSSGGVYLPPPKVENPASFQIDSVELSATSVTVGESITLRITVSNTGDVEGQYEFPIDVGSTPVSVQELTLGGGETTTIEVSHAFESAGTVTLSVDGTAVGDVAVTESTAGSSASAESAENGSTDSDGAANDDGADDGASSDGDAESDSVSPNGTDGMPGFAAASALIALFATALIARFRIGN
- a CDS encoding S8 family serine peptidase; amino-acid sequence: MTTRITRFVAVLFACFLATSVLAPVAVAATPAASSIGDAAVAPDASTETTATVDPALQRESGKTEIVVRLPAAEEAALDGDREAVIDALQSHASRTQAPVLDEIEGMDGVTVERTWWITNAIMVTADLDRVDLSSLASIDGIERLHADRQFEAPAPIEASPATEAVENVTYGLDQIDAPEAWDAFNATGDGVRVAVADTGVDDDHPDIELAEADGWVDLAGNSTEPVDNHGHGTHVSGTISGGNASGTAIGVAPDVELGVARVCLTSACDGQAILDSFEWAVQTDSDVLSMSLGGPLTGDYIEPVRNSMAAGTLVVASIGNSGEGTAGSPGAVYDSLASGATDEAGNVTAFSGGMLIDTDEAWGEAAPDDWPAEYITPDAAAPGAEVFSSNAYGGEMCGDVEYCEVSGTSMSAPHKSGAAAAILSTASEDIDPYELTDLLTGTAWKPDYWDESMAEDAIGEKDTRYGHGIIDVHTAAALANTSAGIEGTVTDADGTPIEGVTVTVDDEFTAETDENGAYAFTQLPGNHTVSVDPFGYEAAQQSVTIENHSHVADADFALQPQLDAAVAADQPDRIEGGESLSTTLSVANLESITVSLTGEYDEADAALYVDGTETDFGEPVTFDDPFTGDLEVMVETSADTSGELGLEHGLDGLGETLSIETGPTMVFEDLVDVAVVDDTETFGADVAATLDDELPMEYAPSTVTSSDLLEGTADVDDYDAIVVQNVDPAMGAELVNATDSIETGVVYLDQWGSTSNGIPVHSDVTGEPADTFQDDLGTPPVIYELQADHPIFDGVGDAGDTVDIHTGSFADLSWFENTSYDVLAASGDQDGIHGDAFAIDEESATIFASSLGYTPWAGSGDYTEDADAILANSVQYLVESSGPEATISLEDVTTSPGETVDVDLSVDTAIAGYEATVSFDPDVVQVTDVDGVDMADPIVNVDNDAGTISLAQGQADEVPAPTVASIEFEHVGDAGDETDLVFDEEETAVNDANGHLFVATDDGSIGVAPCDPGDVNADGDVTTYDVTLTQQFIVGQEPTDTFHDSCADVNADGVVTPADVTLILQDIVDTHGPDAIAG
- a CDS encoding helicase C-terminal domain-containing protein: MQPARIFDAFPAPTYRGTQERALQDIRDAFAAGNDVVFVRAPTGSGKSLLARAIAGCARTAAEAEPSEASSAYYTTPQVSQLDDVAADDLLADLNIIRGKGNYSCILPGEENTPVNQAPCVRERGYDCDVKHRCPYFSDRAIASNREIAAMTLAYFMQTAGSEVFRKRDVVVIDEAHGLAEWAEMYATIHLGPRTVPFWDDLRVPDLEAADRDPLERAATYAESLADVCTRRKDDLLAQEQLTPAEVRERDRLQELVGDLDWFVSDYRDPQSPTTWLVDQTAPSGDPSAGAATAADAAAAGGEGGQSADEPAGGPVTIKPMNPEKYLAHTVWDRGNKFALLSATILNKDAFCRQVGLDPDDVALVDVGHTFPVENRPLYDVTRGKMTYEHRDETLPKIARAIVRIMAAHPDEKGIVHAHSYDIQERLRDTLSDFGVGARVRSHDRDDRDAALERWKAADDSDVFLSVKMEEALDLNGDLARWQVLCKAPFQNTGDSRIAHRLAEGQWAWYYRATLRTVMQACGRVVRAPDDYGATYLADESLLDCFERARSDMPDWFAAQVDRLSTPDLPPFDPAAAVGDATASTAPATDRSPSRSEPTDHSTQTDARRERASPLADVWDTES